Proteins co-encoded in one Dendropsophus ebraccatus isolate aDenEbr1 chromosome 9, aDenEbr1.pat, whole genome shotgun sequence genomic window:
- the LOC138801317 gene encoding testis-expressed protein 47-like isoform X1 — translation MGCYGNICSAPNISIVASLVTYRASIMASRKSRSSTPGLPHISALTVLLEAQHMKSIIHRLIYVAQISPEQAHRRDIPDHYDKLFHQLIKSNLGESISGLLLLYPSCVIHMIEATSEILTGIIQDLVQIQKQGANSLLQDVKILVVSHNIPCRLLPKWYFRTVRLPTIYLDDFGQSVETVVEECLTRMMKLGMFLSQILEPGSKGPGEDLYEVAPELLVREEIICFLIQSGSFLKPQQFLTMYNRPVNSSVASDLLWPSPQHLYLQQPL, via the exons atgggttgctatggtaacataTGTTCTGCTCCTAATATCAGCATAGTAGCTTCTCTGGTGACCTATAGAGCATCCATCATGGCCTCTCGTAAGAGCCGGTCCTCTACACCGGGTCTCCCGCACATCTCCGCCCTGACTGTGCTCCTCGAGGCTCAGCACATG AAGTCGATCATTCACAGGCTGATATATGTAGCACAAATATCTCCAGAGCAGGCGCACCGCAGGGATATACCAG ACCATTATGACAAACTATTCCATCAGCTGATAAAGTCCAACCTTGGAGAATCCATCTCAGGATTACTTCTGCTCTATCCCAGCTGTGTCATCCATATGATCGAG GCCACTTCTGAAATCCTGACTGGGATAATTCAAGATCTTGTCCAGATCCAGAAACAGGGTGCAAA CTCACTTCTGCAGGACGTCAAAATTCTCGTGGTCTCCCACAATATCCCATGCAGACTCCTTCCAAAGTGGTACTTCCGCACGGTGAGATTGCCCACAATCTACTTGGATGACTTCGGGCAGTCAGTGGAGACTGTGGTGGAGGAATGTCTCACCCGCATGATGAAGCTAGGGATGTTCTTGTCTCAGATACTTGAG CCTGGCAGCAAAGGTCCGGGAGAAGATCTGTATGAGGTAGCCCCAGAACTGCTGGTGAGAGAGGAGATCATCTGCTTCCTTATTCAGTCGGGGAGCTTTCTCAAGCCACAACAATTCCTCACAATGTATAACCGTCCAGTCAACAGCTCTGTTGCTTCAg ATCTTCTGTGGCCATCTCCTCAGCATCTGTATCTGCAGCAGCCACTGTGA
- the LOC138801317 gene encoding testis-expressed protein 47-like isoform X2, with the protein MGCYGNICSAPNISIVASLVTYRASIMASRKSRSSTPGLPHISALTVLLEAQHMKSIIHRLIYVAQISPEQAHRRDIPDHYDKLFHQLIKSNLGESISGLLLLYPSCVIHMIEATSEILTGIIQDLVQIQKQGANSLLQDVKILVVSHNIPCRLLPKWYFRTVRLPTIYLDDFGQSVETVVEECLTRMMKLGMFLSQILEIFCGHLLSICICSSHCEPISESMLINHLILSNTLLVFLFDISL; encoded by the exons atgggttgctatggtaacataTGTTCTGCTCCTAATATCAGCATAGTAGCTTCTCTGGTGACCTATAGAGCATCCATCATGGCCTCTCGTAAGAGCCGGTCCTCTACACCGGGTCTCCCGCACATCTCCGCCCTGACTGTGCTCCTCGAGGCTCAGCACATG AAGTCGATCATTCACAGGCTGATATATGTAGCACAAATATCTCCAGAGCAGGCGCACCGCAGGGATATACCAG ACCATTATGACAAACTATTCCATCAGCTGATAAAGTCCAACCTTGGAGAATCCATCTCAGGATTACTTCTGCTCTATCCCAGCTGTGTCATCCATATGATCGAG GCCACTTCTGAAATCCTGACTGGGATAATTCAAGATCTTGTCCAGATCCAGAAACAGGGTGCAAA CTCACTTCTGCAGGACGTCAAAATTCTCGTGGTCTCCCACAATATCCCATGCAGACTCCTTCCAAAGTGGTACTTCCGCACGGTGAGATTGCCCACAATCTACTTGGATGACTTCGGGCAGTCAGTGGAGACTGTGGTGGAGGAATGTCTCACCCGCATGATGAAGCTAGGGATGTTCTTGTCTCAGATACTTGAG ATCTTCTGTGGCCATCTCCTCAGCATCTGTATCTGCAGCAGCCACTGTGAACCCATCTCAGAGTCAATGCTAATAAATCATCTTATTCTTTCAAACACATTACTTGTATTTCTGTTTGACATTTCACTTTAG